The Limanda limanda chromosome 21, fLimLim1.1, whole genome shotgun sequence genome contains the following window.
CGCCGATGCACTACCGCCGCTGCTACGTGAGCGTAACAGTGCTGGACGGGTTCATCTATGCCCTCGGCGGCTCTGACGGAAGGAATCGACACAACACTGCAGAGCGCTACTGTCCCGAAACCAACCAGTGGACACAGATTGCAACCATGGACTTGGTGAGGAGCGACGCCAGCTGCACAGTACTGCATGGCAAGGTTTgttatatatgaaaataataataagtagcAATAGGTATTATTAGTCACCTTTTAAAACCAAGAGAAGACCTGGGTACTCACTGCTGCTCCTTGTCACCTCAGATATACATGTGTGGTGGTTTCACCGGGACCGAGTGCCTGCAGACGGCTGAATTTTACGATCCAGAAACCAACCAGTGGACAATGACCAGCCCTATGAGAATTAGTCGAAGTGGACTCAGTGCTGCTGCATATAATAACAAAATCTATGTAGTAAGTACACGAAACACTACTGACATCTGATATtttgtttaaaaccacaaatttcaacctcatggtggcgctagagaACTAGAGGAGGATTAGTTATACTTCTGCTCCTCATTCCACTCTCATAAGAATCTAAGCCTTCAAATCCACCAGTCAAACTGTCCAACTGCCTTCTTCTTTATTCTGTGTATTCaaatccttttcctcctccaggttGGTGGCTATGATGGTCACACCCGTCTGTCATCTGCTGAGTCCTACAACCTCCAGACCAACACCTGGCACCAGCTGAGCCCCATGTTGACTTGCCGTAGTAACTTTTGCCTCGATGTGATACAAGAAAGGTTATATGTCGTTGGGGGCTATAATGGCGCCTCCGTCACTCAAATGGCAGAGGTCTATAATCCTCACACTAACGCATGGTCTGACATCACTATGCCAGACTTCCCCCGCAGTGGAGCAAGCTCCTGTGTTGTGACCGGAATCTTCAACATGGCTGACTACACATTATCTCGAGACTCACTGCCATATTTAAATTTGCACGGAGAAACCGAGAATTCTGGGGATTCTGAGTAACACTTTCTGAGGTTTCTGGTATAACTACAGTATTTCCTTGTTTAAAACTAGACTTGTATAGTCACATAAATACCAGTGAGTGAGAAGTGGGTAAGATGAGccactttttacatttgaaggtTTTACTGCAAAACATTGAGTTTGGTTCTgccagaggtttcttccagttaatgagggagtttctCTCTCCccagtcgccaaagtgctgctcattgtgggaactgttgggttctCTATAAAATATTTGAGGTCTTGATCTTCTTTGTAAAGTGtctgtacaaataaaatgaatcaaatgaaTTGTTTCAAACAAGAGTTACTATATATCCCTCGGGTTGTTGTGTACCCATGGAAATTAAATCAGGTTATTCAATTATTATGGTTTCAGAACAATAACCCATCATATAAAGTTGGTGAAGGATTAAACTGTGACCTTTGTGTGACTTAAACTTAACATCAGTCAACAAGGTATTTGTGACGTAACATCAACCTGAACTTGTAACAGTGAAACAGAAAGAGTTTGTGTTagtgtatgtatgcatgtctatgtatgtttgtgtgtgcatgagtgtatACATGGGGTTGCGTATGTGTTCAGTGAACAATGACCATTGGCTCAATTAACCCCCAAGTCAGTGGTTCTGTTTCACACAGTAGCTCAGATCAACCTTTAGAAAACAAATGTATCGTTTCAGTCAACGGAAATGCtgcagtgcttttattttgaaaagggtgTCCTACAGGAAGTGTGGCATATTGGACAGAAACAGATTGAAACTGCCAGAAGATCCTTTTCTCTGTATATTCTGCTATGAACTGTGCACTGAATGTGTAAAGAACATGAACactaaaagaaaatgaacaatAATTAGTAAAACAGCCTTTCCTCTGCTCCAGATGAGGACGTGTGTCCAGTCACCATCACAGGAGACAATAAGGAAGTATTAACACTTGTGAGACTAGTCTGATCAATGTCTTACAATATTATGACGTTTTGTCACGTTTTTCATGCCACAGGCCGATTTGATCATTTATTGGTGTATAACTTATTGATTGTGTCTTAAACTTCTATTTAAAGGAGGAATGATGTTTTATCTACTTGTAATTTGCTTGTATAAAAAGTTTATAAAAGTAAATGGTTTGTACACAAAGTGTTTCCTTGAAAACTGAGactgaaaatgtcacaaaacgtCCCCTCTCACAACGTTCAAGAATTCATATACTCACCaaggtttaatgtgtttttttttttattggtccatgttccatcAAGTTTTTGGGAAATCCGCtctgtagtttttgagtaatcccgccgacaaacaaaccaacaggctTTGCCGAGGTTTTTGGAACATTGAAAAGACAGAGTGTAAAATGTATAGGGAGTGTCTATAACAAGACTCTGGTCACAGCCTGTCAGTCCAACAGGAAAATCCTCCTTCCAATCACATCACATCGGTTTTTCTATGTAAAAAACACTGCAATTACAGACTCTTCataaacttgtgttttcttatcCTCTGTTTCACAGCATAAGACCGGCTGCTTggtccctcttcctctcctgaaTCCACTCTGATGGTCTTCTACTTTCCATATCAAATGCTAATCATTCAGTAATGTTTTTTCGTGATGTATGATTACACACTGGGTTGTCAATGCTATTGACCGATAGTTCATTGGATTTGATAGATACTTCCCTGGTTTAACTCACCGCCTCTTTCCAACCAACCGGCAACTTCTCCAACCGTATTATACAAACATCACTACTTCTGTGATGCAACAATACCTACGTGCTTTAGCATTGCACAACTGATTTCATCCTTCCCTGGAGATGTTAGCCCAGATCTTTCTATTGCTCTCCTCGATTTCTGGTATGGTCCCTTCTCTCAAGAATTCCAGGATGAGCTGATCTCCTCCTTGCctatcatctcctgccctcctCAGTCAAGTTATCAGAACTATGGATTTTAAGAAGTGCTTAGGCTATCATCTAGCTAACATGTTTCCTTTGACTTGACGCAGTTCATAAACCCTACGTCCTTTTACCTCAGAATTGCGGAATCCTTTCCTATGATCTCACAGCTGTTTGATACATAATTCTTTCATCCATATTACTTATTCAATCCCCTTGATGTTGGTTGCCTTCCgcaaataaaccaaacaaataaGAGGGAAGGAGAACACAAACCAGATACACATTCAAATGAATTCCATCATTTTGTCCAGTGGAGGCTGGAGCGAGGGCAATCCAATCTGCGATATTGAGGCCTATGATTTCTCTGCCGACCTTTGGATCAACCTCCCAGGCAAGCTGGAGCATCCTCGGGCCTATCACGGCACAGTCTTCCTCAATGGTTATGTCTACTTTCTCGGTGGCTTTGACAGAGTGGAGTATTTTAACAGCGTGGTCAGGTTGGACCTGGAGACACACATCTGGCAGGAGGTGGCGCCGATGCACTACCGCCGCTGCTACGTGAGCGTAACCGTGCTGGACGGGTTCATCTATGCCCTCGGCGGCTCTGACGGAAGGCGTCGACACAACACTGCAGAGCGCTACTGTCCCGAAACCAACCAGTGGACACAGATTGCAACCATGGACTTGGTGAGGAGCGACGCCAGCTGCACAGTACTGCATGGCAAGGTTTgttatatatgaaaataataataagtagcAATAGGTATTATTAGTCACCTTTTAAAACCAAGAGAAGACCTGGGTACTCACTGCTGCTCCTTGTCACCTCAGATATACATGTGTGGTGGTTTCACCGGGACCGAGTGCCTGAAGACGGCTGAAATTTACGATCCAGAAACCAACCAGTGGACAATGACCAGCCCTATGAGAATTAGTCGAAGTGGACTCAGTGCTGCTGCATATAATAACAAAATCTATGTAGTAAGTACACGAAACACTACTGACATCTGATATtttgtttaaaaccacaaatttcaacctcatggtggcgctactAGAGGAGGATTAGTTATACTTCTGCTCCTCATTCCACTCTCATAAGAATCTAAGCCTTCAAATCCACCAGTCAAACTGTCCAACTGCCTTCTTCTTTATTCTGTGTATTCaaatccttttcctcctccaggttGGTGGCTGTGACGGTCAATCCCGTCTGTCATCTGCTGAGTCCTACAACCTCCAGACCAACACCTGGCACCAGCTGAGCCCCATGTTGACTTGCCGTAGTAACTTTTGCCTCGATGTGATACAAGACAGGTTATATGTCGTTGGGGGCTATGATGGCGCCTCCACCACTCAAATGGCAGAGGTCTATAATCCTCGCACTAACGCATGGTCTGACATCACTATGCCAGACTTCCCCCGCAGTGGAGCAAGCTCCTGTGTTGTGACCGGAATCTTCAACATGGCTAACTACACATTATCTCGAGACTCACTGCCATATTAAATTTGAACGGAGTAACCGAGAATTCTGGGGACTCTGAGTAACACTTTCTGAGGTTTCTGGTATAACTACAGTATTTCCTTGTTTAAAACTAGACTTATATAGTCACATAAATACCAGTAAGTGAGAACTGGGTAAGATGAGccactttttacatttgaaggtTTTACTGCAAAACATTGAGTTTGGTTCTgccagaggtttcttccagttaatgagggagtttctCTCTCCCCAattatggggtgccgtttgtcaagcagctcacgctgaaaataaaagcaacattttgtcacatttagcttcaaaccatgtttaaaaaactggtgtgaatttttgagagtcacttttttgcacatttacaacaatatttgtcaacttagagatattttaaatatttaaatccatatgttaaatgttacacttaaatgttaaatgttaaatctaaatgctaaatctaaatctaaatgttaaatttaaatctaaatgttaaatttaaatctaaatgttaaatctaaatttaaatgttaaatttaaatttaaatataaatgttaaatctaaatgttaaatctaaatgttaaatttaaatctaattgttaaatttaaatctaaatgttaaatctgaatctaaatataaatgttaaatctaaatgttaaatctaaatctaaatgttaaatctaaatttaaatctaaatgtttaatctaaatgttaaatttaaatctaaatgttatatttaaatctaaatgttaaatctaaatataaatataaatgttaaatctaaatgtttcaggtgaaactaaatatttagctaatatgcaaattcaaatgccggttacaggaagtagtaacaaaataaaagaagaagaagaataaaagtccgtgtctcactcctcccgagtgagattcctgttttgtcttttcaagttaaaacaggaaaagtcctttccaaaataaaaacgtcaactaaggtaaaagaagaaatgaatgaaatgaattgaaatgaataaaacaaacgtctaatcgcctccttagttactgagttgtgtgtttaggcccctggagggtctggatacgacctgagcatctgaggacaaagagagtgttAGTCGCCTCCTTTAGCGACTGGAACCTTgggtcagaccggaggaggcctaactggaacgtcagtgctggagtgaaaaagaagaggacaaagagagtctcttaaaaataataCGGTATTCTTTttcctggggggctccgtaataaacagcaggtcacttcctgtttcccccacggtaagcccgcccctgggggccaaatcctgacctTTCCATTGGCCgcaggccacactgacccctgacccctcctccaaggaggcTGGCCTCCTCCCAGGGAtacaaaacccctggaatcagagaaatctctctcttcactcagatgcccaagcgataacaggacccctaggggtcttaatagttaactcggtatttttaagagactctctttgtcctcttctttttcactccagcactgacgttccagttaggcctcctccggtctgacccAAGGTTCCAGTCGCTAAAGGAGGCGACTaacactctctttgtcctcagatgctcaggtcgtatccagaccctccaggggcctaaacacacaactcagtaactaaggaggcgattagacgtttgttttattcatttcaattcatttcattcatttcttcttttaccttagttgacgtttttattttggaaaggacttttcctgttttaacttgaaaagacaaaacaggaatctcactcgggaggagtgagacacggacttttattctttttccacacgatcttcaaccggctccacgcagccgcacatccctgcagaagaagaccaagcttcatcccgtcacggagcatgactgatccgctccggtccggcccagctgcggtgctcacgggagctcgcctgagaggccaagacatcgttcactggacttccgggagattcgcgccaaggcgcatgcaacccacgaaatcacggtcacagtaagaggcttatgttgtctgggcagatgttagttttaatatgtagcgtgttgatttaatacttgagtgtattttgttgatggaacttccgtgttccattgttttagccggccactactccgagccgctacttccggtttccggtttgatcgcaatgttttgtgttgcaagtaaatagggccgcgagaagcgcctccgcccgcactgttaacgtctgtgtgagtctgcagtgatttcaccgatcagaacctcggcccacaacgctcgcttgagggctgaggggtgaatcactgttaactcatctcaggcgtacttttaagagcttctttgaactctccttacatgttttctcatgttctctctctctctctctctctctctctctctctctctctctctctctctctctctctctccttctaaaccgacctatacacacttctgacctgtatttataatacaggtcatgtcacatagttaaatctatgcttagagaggctgaacacatctggaaaccattcggccccaaagccaagcagagataagaattctctttgtctaaaatttcctttgtgtaattcatgtgacgaccaccagtgtgcgctccggccacatggtgtcattaacatattctccattttggataacgttaagttaaacccaccattttgagtctattattgccacgcctccgctctctctctcctcccatcctggctctaaattcataacggctccgccatcttgttttgtagtcaatccgccattttgagagtttttaggccttgattccacgaatcatgatcggcctccatcttagatgtgatgtcactacgcgtcatcgccaccccccttctttttctctctctctcgcacacacacacacacacacacacacacacacacacacacacacacacattgatagacacagacagacacacacacacagagacacatagatggaccagaggttacatgcgtgttctaaattgtgataagctgctgttgttatctttgaaatatgggagtttgttaagatgatgaatcattaaataatactaactttatttcacacacacacacatagacacacacacacacagagagacactttgacacagacacacacaca
Protein-coding sequences here:
- the LOC133028150 gene encoding kelch-like protein 10, giving the protein MNSIILSSGGWSEGNPICDIEAYDFSADLWINLPGKLEHPRAYHGTVFLNGYVYFLGGFDRVEYFNSVVRLDLETHIWQEVAPMHYRRCYVSVTVLDGFIYALGGSDGRRRHNTAERYCPETNQWTQIATMDLVRSDASCTVLHGKIYMCGGFTGTECLKTAEIYDPETNQWTMTSPMRISRSGLSAAAYNNKIYVVGGCDGQSRLSSAESYNLQTNTWHQLSPMLTCRSNFCLDVIQDRLYVVGGYDGASTTQMAEVYNPRTNAWSDITMPDFPRSGASSCVVTGIFNMANYTLSRDSLPY